A region from the Maledivibacter sp. genome encodes:
- a CDS encoding MATE family efflux transporter, producing the protein MKNNKNSRIQLMTEGNVTKALFKLGIPMVVSMLVIALYNVVDTYFVSGLGTSQVAAVAVAFPISLIFSGIGLTFGTGGGSYISRLLGAKENKKANEVASTALFSALIIGVIIVLLILVFLNPVLQFMGATETILPYARNYAIVFIISMLFSTINVSTGNLVVAQGASNITLSAMISGSVLNMILDPICIYSFNLGIRGAAIATLISQVVTTLIYLWFFSSKKSYIRIGLSNFKPSKTTYSQIIKIGISMLLLQLLCSLSMSFIAKAASDYGDEAVAGIGIVLRIITLGTNVVFGFMKGLQPMAGFNYGAKNYGRLREATQISMKLTTLFCIAWTIITFIFANPVISLFSSDPKVIQIGEKALRANTIMFFTFGFQFTYSTLYLSLGRAISGGLLNIGRQGIFFIPVILTLPSIFGLNGVIYSQAVADFLTTFVTIFFAFKFQKELNHLTEGNNIYN; encoded by the coding sequence ATGAAAAATAATAAAAATAGTAGAATCCAATTAATGACTGAAGGTAATGTAACAAAAGCTTTATTTAAGCTTGGAATCCCAATGGTGGTTAGTATGCTTGTTATAGCCCTTTACAATGTTGTAGATACCTATTTTGTTTCAGGACTTGGCACAAGTCAAGTGGCGGCGGTTGCAGTAGCATTTCCTATTTCCCTAATTTTTTCTGGCATTGGACTGACATTTGGTACTGGTGGTGGCTCTTATATCTCAAGATTACTTGGTGCAAAGGAAAATAAAAAAGCAAACGAAGTAGCCTCTACTGCTTTATTTAGCGCATTGATTATAGGTGTAATTATAGTATTACTTATATTGGTCTTTTTAAATCCCGTACTACAATTTATGGGGGCTACTGAAACAATTTTGCCTTACGCTAGAAATTATGCAATAGTCTTTATTATTAGCATGCTCTTTAGTACGATAAATGTTTCTACTGGTAATTTAGTAGTGGCACAGGGTGCTTCAAACATTACTTTGTCCGCTATGATTAGCGGATCAGTTTTAAATATGATTTTAGACCCTATATGTATCTATTCATTCAATCTAGGCATCCGCGGTGCAGCTATAGCAACCTTGATTTCTCAAGTAGTTACCACACTAATATATTTATGGTTTTTTTCTAGTAAAAAAAGTTATATTAGGATCGGGCTATCAAATTTCAAGCCTAGTAAGACTACTTATTCTCAAATTATAAAGATCGGTATATCAATGCTTCTATTACAATTACTTTGCAGTTTATCAATGAGTTTTATTGCAAAAGCAGCTAGTGACTACGGAGACGAAGCAGTAGCAGGGATTGGAATTGTTCTACGAATTATAACCCTTGGAACTAATGTAGTCTTTGGTTTTATGAAAGGCCTTCAACCAATGGCAGGTTTTAACTACGGTGCAAAAAACTATGGAAGATTAAGGGAAGCAACTCAGATTAGTATGAAATTGACCACACTTTTTTGTATCGCATGGACAATTATTACCTTTATTTTTGCCAACCCTGTGATCTCTTTATTTAGTTCAGATCCAAAGGTAATACAAATTGGTGAAAAAGCATTAAGGGCAAATACTATTATGTTCTTTACGTTTGGTTTTCAGTTTACTTACTCCACTTTATATTTGTCATTAGGTAGAGCCATATCGGGAGGGCTTTTAAATATTGGTCGCCAGGGAATATTTTTCATACCAGTGATCCTAACTCTCCCCTCCATATTTGGTTTAAATGGAGTTATATATTCCCAAGCAGTGGCGGATTTTCTAACGACCTTTGTTACAATTTTCTTTGCATTTAAATTCCAAAAAGAGCTTAATCATCTCACAGAAGGAAATAATATCTATAACTAA
- a CDS encoding ferrous iron transport protein A produces MKNLSEAKVDVEYIIKRVETDDEEMKSFLFTLGCYEGEKVTVISILAENYVISIKDARYSIDSELAQAIII; encoded by the coding sequence GTGAAAAATTTATCTGAAGCAAAGGTAGATGTAGAATATATAATAAAAAGAGTTGAAACTGATGATGAAGAGATGAAAAGTTTTCTTTTCACGTTGGGCTGTTATGAAGGTGAAAAAGTAACTGTAATATCTATATTGGCTGAAAACTATGTTATATCCATAAAGGATGCAAGATATAGTATTGATTCAGAACTGGCACAAGCGATTATTATATAA
- a CDS encoding metal-dependent transcriptional regulator — protein sequence MGYNESIEMYLETIYLLEKHHGHAHGVDIAEALGVSKASVSKAMKQLKDQNLVEKEIYGSITLTEKGRKISEKIYYKHKLIADFLEHSLGLTTTEASKNACKMEHFVSDSMLRAIEDYFQKNSKD from the coding sequence TTGGGTTATAATGAATCGATTGAAATGTATTTAGAAACAATATACTTATTGGAAAAACACCATGGACATGCCCATGGTGTGGATATTGCTGAAGCATTAGGGGTTTCAAAAGCAAGTGTGTCCAAAGCTATGAAACAACTAAAAGATCAGAATTTGGTTGAAAAAGAAATTTATGGAAGCATTACTCTTACAGAAAAAGGTAGAAAAATTTCTGAAAAAATATATTATAAACATAAGTTGATTGCTGATTTTCTTGAACATTCCCTTGGTTTAACAACGACTGAGGCATCTAAGAATGCTTGTAAGATGGAACACTTTGTTAGTGATAGCATGCTTAGGGCCATAGAAGATTATTTTCAGAAAAACTCCAAAGACTAA
- a CDS encoding TetR/AcrR family transcriptional regulator has translation MAIERINSKDKILKCAKKEFLEKGYKDASLRNITKMAGVTTGAFYAHFSDKNHLFETLVSPALKESSNMQVNMMNQYNDLLKRGEVDRQSLWAISDSNMKAHISYMYKYLDEFKLILMCAEGTSHANYVDEIVSNSVEHGLQYFAQLKNQGTDVKDISRKELHILSHIHYSAIYEIVRQDMSEAEAFEYLDTITKFFVGGWSSVLGI, from the coding sequence GTGGCTATAGAAAGAATAAATTCCAAGGACAAGATATTAAAATGTGCTAAAAAGGAATTTTTAGAAAAGGGATACAAGGATGCTTCTTTAAGAAATATCACTAAAATGGCAGGTGTAACAACTGGAGCTTTTTATGCTCATTTTTCCGATAAAAACCATTTATTCGAGACCTTAGTTTCTCCGGCTCTGAAGGAGTCTAGCAATATGCAAGTAAATATGATGAATCAATATAATGATCTATTAAAAAGGGGAGAAGTAGATAGACAATCCCTATGGGCAATTTCCGATTCTAATATGAAGGCACATATTAGCTATATGTATAAATATTTAGATGAATTTAAATTGATTTTAATGTGTGCTGAAGGCACAAGCCATGCCAATTATGTAGATGAAATCGTGAGCAATAGTGTTGAACATGGACTTCAGTATTTTGCACAGCTTAAAAATCAGGGAACCGATGTAAAGGATATCTCAAGGAAGGAACTTCACATCCTGTCCCATATTCACTATTCAGCTATTTATGAAATAGTCAGACAAGATATGTCTGAAGCAGAAGCTTTTGAATACCTAGATACAATCACTAAATTTTTTGTAGGAGGGTGGAGTTCCGTTTTGGGTATATAA
- a CDS encoding ABC transporter ATP-binding protein/permease, translating to MFKTISSLLKDNKKQLYLPIFMTIIDAIGSMALYCVLYLTVIDLLNTSLTKSKITTYTIICLTSVLYRILVYRKGYLLCFLRGFDVAHDVRVDLGEHICSLSLGYFNKNSVGYLMNTLSNDVSSFEGILSHALPFCIKTATLTILILISTFFINWKLALVQLAVILLSFPILHWSNYLVERYGTEKRNLNSRMVSVVAEYINGFKVFKSHNMTNIHFTRMLNALENTRKLSIKTEYKMAIPNTMYSIIVSFLTPLILLLGSYMLSLNIFSIDSFIAFMIMSLALTALLVSFEHYYIMLNDLKLASNNLQRTFGFKALPYKENSFEPTNFDVSFENVDFAYETGKQVLYNISFSAKNGSTNALIGPSGAGKSTIASLIARFWDPTKGTIRIGGKDIKDLNPDSLLRYISEVFQENVLLRDTIFNNIKIGRADASFDDVIKAAKTANCHGFIKKLPRGYDTILSPGGSSLSGGEKQRIAIARAILKNAPILLLDESTASLDPDNELKINNALDKLMKGKTVFVIAHRLNTIQKADQIIVLNAGTIEELGNHSDLMLQKGHYYRMVKEQECAKKWVV from the coding sequence ATGTTTAAAACGATAAGCAGCTTGCTTAAAGACAATAAAAAACAACTCTACCTTCCTATTTTCATGACCATAATTGATGCCATTGGCAGCATGGCTTTATACTGCGTTCTATACTTAACAGTAATTGATTTACTTAATACTAGCTTAACAAAATCAAAAATAACAACCTATACTATTATTTGTCTTACAAGTGTACTTTACAGAATTTTAGTCTATAGGAAGGGGTATCTACTTTGCTTCCTTAGAGGCTTTGATGTAGCCCATGATGTACGTGTTGATCTTGGAGAGCATATATGCAGTTTGAGTCTTGGATATTTCAATAAAAATAGTGTAGGTTACCTTATGAATACCCTCTCCAATGATGTATCCAGCTTTGAAGGAATACTTTCACATGCTCTACCTTTTTGTATAAAAACAGCCACTTTGACTATTTTGATTTTGATAAGTACTTTTTTTATTAATTGGAAACTGGCTCTAGTACAATTGGCCGTCATTTTATTATCATTTCCCATACTTCACTGGAGTAATTATCTAGTTGAGAGATATGGTACAGAAAAACGCAATCTAAACTCTCGTATGGTTTCCGTTGTGGCAGAATATATAAATGGCTTTAAGGTTTTTAAATCTCATAATATGACAAATATACATTTTACTCGTATGCTTAATGCCTTGGAAAACACAAGAAAATTAAGCATAAAAACAGAATATAAGATGGCAATTCCAAATACCATGTATTCCATTATAGTAAGTTTTTTAACTCCACTTATTTTATTACTCGGGAGCTATATGCTTTCTTTAAATATTTTTTCTATTGATTCCTTTATAGCATTTATGATTATGAGCTTAGCTTTAACTGCACTTCTTGTATCCTTTGAACACTATTACATCATGTTAAATGATCTAAAGCTGGCTTCTAATAATTTGCAAAGGACTTTCGGTTTTAAAGCTCTTCCATATAAAGAAAACAGCTTTGAGCCTACTAACTTTGATGTTTCCTTTGAAAATGTTGATTTTGCCTATGAAACTGGAAAGCAAGTTTTATATAACATCAGTTTTTCAGCAAAAAATGGCAGTACTAACGCTTTGATAGGTCCTTCGGGAGCAGGCAAATCCACTATTGCAAGTTTAATTGCTCGTTTTTGGGATCCTACAAAGGGTACCATTAGAATTGGAGGCAAGGATATTAAAGACCTCAACCCAGATTCTCTTCTTCGTTATATAAGTGAGGTATTTCAAGAAAATGTATTACTAAGGGATACCATATTTAATAACATCAAAATTGGCCGTGCTGATGCATCCTTTGACGATGTTATAAAAGCAGCAAAGACTGCAAATTGCCATGGGTTTATTAAAAAGCTACCAAGGGGCTATGATACCATTTTATCCCCGGGAGGTTCTTCCCTTTCTGGTGGAGAAAAACAGCGTATAGCCATTGCCCGGGCAATTCTCAAAAACGCACCTATTCTACTTCTAGATGAATCAACGGCTTCACTTGACCCTGATAATGAATTGAAAATTAACAATGCACTGGATAAGCTGATGAAGGGAAAAACAGTTTTTGTTATTGCCCATAGACTAAACACAATTCAAAAAGCTGATCAGATAATCGTGCTAAATGCTGGTACTATTGAAGAATTAGGGAATCACAGTGATTTGATGCTTCAAAAAGGGCATTACTATAGAATGGTTAAGGAACAAGAATGTGCAAAAAAATGGGTTGTCTAA
- a CDS encoding AraC family transcriptional regulator, translating into MTQTIHEYYSAIMEQIPLTLLPEYSQEGDYYYRMIPEYGEGGLRIISFKDMFMVLIADYTPKENFEKISEISQSYVEISQFETSSSSFGVGKQKVKPVKKGIFCYINKSRKIYVHCKAKEPVRFTKVVIAHGYYDVFLKQRYGDKYREAKNAMKFLTVSPNQPELNFIFQQIKSCQAKGMSHHIYLEGKILELLALATYSYEQATKLKTSSVKLSKNDLRALKKVIDYMDKKLSEYPSIEDLSKIANMSTTRFQLAFRKIYGTTAYEYLKTLRINHALLLLRNSDYSIQSIAKEVGYNNAGHFAGLFKKMYGVTPKKYRDIQKIV; encoded by the coding sequence ATGACACAAACCATACATGAATATTATTCAGCTATTATGGAGCAAATTCCATTGACCCTATTGCCAGAGTACTCACAGGAAGGCGATTATTATTATAGAATGATACCAGAATATGGGGAAGGCGGCCTTCGCATCATTTCATTTAAAGATATGTTCATGGTTTTAATAGCAGACTATACTCCAAAGGAAAATTTTGAAAAGATTTCAGAAATTAGTCAGAGCTATGTAGAGATAAGTCAATTTGAAACGAGTTCAAGTTCCTTTGGAGTGGGAAAACAGAAGGTGAAGCCAGTAAAAAAAGGTATATTTTGCTATATAAATAAAAGTAGAAAAATATATGTGCATTGTAAAGCCAAAGAACCAGTTCGATTTACAAAAGTTGTTATTGCCCATGGGTATTATGATGTATTTCTTAAACAAAGGTATGGTGATAAGTATCGTGAAGCGAAAAACGCTATGAAATTTTTGACAGTTAGCCCAAATCAACCGGAGCTAAATTTTATTTTCCAACAAATTAAGAGCTGTCAGGCTAAAGGAATGTCACATCATATTTATCTGGAAGGCAAGATATTAGAGCTTTTGGCACTTGCTACTTATAGCTATGAACAAGCAACTAAGTTGAAAACCTCAAGTGTAAAGCTTAGCAAGAATGACCTAAGGGCATTAAAGAAAGTGATTGATTATATGGATAAAAAACTATCAGAGTATCCATCTATTGAAGATTTATCAAAGATTGCAAATATGAGTACAACACGGTTTCAATTAGCATTTAGAAAGATTTATGGAACCACAGCATATGAATATCTTAAAACATTACGTATAAATCACGCTTTACTTCTTTTAAGGAATTCGGATTATAGTATTCAAAGCATTGCAAAGGAAGTAGGATATAATAATGCAGGTCATTTTGCAGGACTTTTCAAGAAAATGTATGGTGTTACTCCTAAAAAATACAGAGATATTCAAAAAATTGTTTAG
- a CDS encoding L-2-amino-thiazoline-4-carboxylic acid hydrolase: MVERFTPTHHALLFAWISKAVIEAIGEESGGTIMRKAVIRYGMQRGRRMALRAKANGDELTMDNYMAYVELKMPKEEMKQKLVERSPHAAIHVFKCSWHSAWEDNDLMAYGRYFCMEVDKAVVKGFNKDLCIDVNATQPNDGTHCDFVFHDAQLKGRKMASFIYKKLIRPGKNAIMPWEYHCGHIYKTTTEVLIEELGERAINMIDKGMEDFGKRYGDSSVAVVKGYIDTDFNELPK, translated from the coding sequence ATGGTAGAGAGATTTACACCAACTCATCATGCGTTACTATTTGCATGGATTTCTAAGGCTGTTATTGAGGCAATAGGGGAAGAATCCGGGGGGACTATTATGCGTAAGGCAGTCATTAGATATGGCATGCAGCGAGGTAGAAGAATGGCCTTAAGAGCCAAGGCAAATGGTGATGAATTAACTATGGATAATTATATGGCATATGTAGAGTTAAAAATGCCAAAGGAAGAGATGAAACAAAAATTAGTGGAGAGAAGCCCCCATGCGGCTATACATGTCTTTAAATGTTCATGGCATTCCGCTTGGGAGGATAATGATTTGATGGCCTATGGACGATATTTTTGTATGGAGGTTGATAAAGCTGTAGTTAAGGGTTTCAATAAAGATTTGTGTATTGACGTTAATGCAACCCAACCGAATGATGGTACACATTGTGATTTTGTTTTTCATGATGCACAGTTAAAGGGTAGAAAAATGGCCAGCTTCATTTATAAAAAGTTAATTCGTCCAGGTAAAAATGCTATCATGCCATGGGAATATCATTGTGGACACATTTATAAAACCACAACTGAAGTGCTTATTGAAGAACTAGGTGAAAGGGCTATAAATATGATAGACAAAGGAATGGAGGACTTTGGGAAAAGGTATGGAGATTCTAGTGTGGCTGTGGTAAAAGGCTATATAGATACTGACTTTAATGAATTGCCTAAATAA
- a CDS encoding ABC transporter ATP-binding protein/permease has product MDNNQSLFYNVFHLIKGERIRLTIGLLLAVICSGLSFVPYLAVYKIILKLSQQKLSFSFILFWALISMVSVVLKSLLMSIASLCTHTSAFNAMHKLRLEVIDHMSKLNLGFFNNNSQGKIKTALFDDIGRLENFIGHNLIELAQSFVVPIILFIILIIIQPIMALCILIPAILGIIIPMQIMKGYPDLTNRFADTIASVNASVNEMMSSMQVLKMYHLSAKHFKRYTSALSLYTTCLKDMAKTSCSPIAITVVILDSAILFTLPVGGFMYLHGLLPLGSYLLFILLSMCFFSAFFNLINIRMGIMELKSGLTHVKEILSFKPLSSGTISLPSKNCHSIEFHNVSFSYNDNPTLTNINLIIPKGKLTAFVGASGAGKTTAAQLIGRYWNVNTGEILIDGININNITTESLMDMTSFVFQDTFMMDDTLLENISMGSKCPYEKVIEASKAAQIHDFIQSLPNKYETPLGDLGIKLSGGQKQRIAIARAILKDSPIVIFDEATSFSDIENEHKIQLALQNLLKNKTTIMIAHRLHTIIDADNIVVFDEGKIVEQGKHQELVKARGVYEKMWNTYINSPIKEAS; this is encoded by the coding sequence ATGGATAATAATCAATCCCTATTTTATAATGTGTTCCATCTAATAAAGGGAGAACGCATTAGGCTTACAATTGGACTGCTTCTTGCAGTAATATGTTCGGGACTATCCTTTGTTCCATACTTAGCAGTATATAAGATTATTTTGAAATTAAGTCAACAGAAACTAAGTTTTTCATTTATTCTTTTTTGGGCATTAATCAGCATGGTTTCAGTTGTTTTAAAATCTTTACTTATGTCTATTGCTAGTCTCTGCACCCATACCTCGGCATTTAATGCAATGCATAAACTGAGATTGGAAGTTATTGATCATATGTCAAAATTAAATCTTGGCTTTTTCAATAATAATTCCCAAGGTAAAATCAAAACTGCCTTGTTTGATGATATTGGGCGTCTTGAAAACTTTATAGGTCACAATCTTATTGAGCTTGCTCAATCCTTTGTTGTTCCCATTATTTTATTTATTATTCTTATAATTATCCAACCTATAATGGCACTATGTATTTTAATTCCTGCTATACTAGGTATCATTATTCCTATGCAGATTATGAAGGGATATCCGGATCTAACTAACAGATTTGCCGATACTATAGCTTCTGTTAACGCCTCCGTAAACGAAATGATGTCAAGTATGCAGGTTTTAAAAATGTATCATTTATCTGCTAAGCATTTTAAAAGATATACCAGTGCCCTTTCTCTATATACCACATGCCTCAAAGACATGGCAAAAACTTCGTGTTCACCAATAGCAATTACCGTAGTAATTCTTGATTCTGCTATTTTATTTACACTACCTGTTGGTGGATTTATGTATTTACACGGGCTACTTCCACTTGGCAGTTATTTGTTGTTTATTCTATTGTCAATGTGCTTTTTCAGTGCATTTTTTAATCTCATCAATATACGGATGGGTATTATGGAATTAAAAAGTGGGCTTACACATGTAAAAGAAATACTGAGTTTTAAACCCCTTTCAAGTGGAACCATTTCACTACCATCAAAGAATTGTCACAGCATAGAATTCCATAATGTATCCTTTTCATATAACGACAATCCTACACTCACCAATATAAATCTGATTATTCCCAAAGGAAAACTTACAGCATTTGTGGGAGCATCTGGAGCCGGAAAAACCACAGCAGCTCAACTTATTGGGAGATATTGGAATGTAAACACAGGGGAAATACTAATTGATGGTATCAATATTAATAATATCACTACCGAATCATTGATGGATATGACATCCTTTGTTTTCCAGGATACTTTTATGATGGATGACACACTCTTGGAAAATATATCGATGGGAAGTAAGTGTCCCTATGAAAAGGTTATAGAAGCTTCTAAGGCAGCTCAGATTCACGATTTTATACAAAGTCTACCTAATAAATATGAAACACCCCTAGGAGATTTAGGTATTAAGCTTTCCGGGGGTCAAAAACAACGTATTGCAATAGCACGGGCAATTCTTAAGGATTCCCCTATAGTTATTTTTGATGAAGCCACATCCTTTTCTGATATTGAAAATGAACATAAAATTCAGCTAGCATTACAAAATCTATTAAAAAATAAAACAACAATAATGATTGCACATCGTCTACATACCATAATAGATGCTGATAACATAGTAGTTTTTGATGAAGGAAAAATAGTGGAACAAGGGAAACACCAAGAATTAGTAAAAGCCCGTGGAGTTTACGAAAAAATGTGGAATACTTATATAAATTCACCTATAAAGGAGGCCTCTTAA